GTTCATTCCAGACAGCACGTACAGCGGCAGCGAGAAGGAGCAGGGCGATGATTGGACCAGGGAAACGGAGGTATGCTAATTTTGAGGTGAACTTTTCTTACTCCCCGAACACCTTAAACCGTTGGATTTCAGACGAAAGTATGAAAGGATAACTGTGTCCCAACGTCCTCTACATACTGATCAACAAACAGTCCGGCCGTTGTCGTGTTTATATAATCTGCAGCAAGTTCTGTCTGTCAGTTTCCATTCTCacagttgataaaaaaaaaattaaaaaaagaaacttcagcCTTAACTTTTAATGATGCTGACTCAGAAATTAAGTTCTGGTTTACAAACAATCCTCAATATTCTGAATCGTAgaatattcagtgtttctgcctctGTAAACGCAGACATTCAGGTACTCTGCTGTTATCTGGCCACAGCATCTCCTGAAAGACATGCAGACCAGTTGTCTGGTATCCGGTTTGCTGATGTGACAACAGATGAGACCTTTTCTTGGTTTTTGGCAGGAGAAATACGTACAGACCGTGACTGAGCAGAGTGTTACCGATGGTTTTGACTCAGTCATGTAGTTAGCAGGAGGTGCTGGTGTCAGTGCAGGACTGCCCCGTGTATGTCATGGTGGATACAAAGTGCTGTTATTGTGGAAATTAGAGGCGGTGTCATAGGAGCAATGCTTTCTCAACAACTTCTCCGGCTTGTTGGTCGAGCAGTATGATTCTCGCTTCATGTGTgagaggtcctgggttcaattcCCAAATGAGCCTCTTGAATTTTCAATTACTTCAACaataaatcaagaaaataaTCTTCCTTGAACTGAGGGGAAGATTTCTAACAGGTGCCTTGCTCCATATATGGATTGTTTTTCAGTAGAAGCTGGCAGGTGGATTTCTGACCGCCACTCTGATATGATCTCTTATCAGAGGAGAACCGCGGTTGATTTGCACTGTAGAACACTGGCTATTTGTCTGCATGACTAGAAACAAGGTATTTGTGCAAGTGAAGGCAGCGTGGACTGTGATGTTTAATTTCAAGTAATGTGACTTGAACTGAGATTTAACAATAAGTGAAAAATTGCTCTGATTTGGTTCTTGTAGcgcatgtttttcatttctgtgttcTCTTTCTGCACTCAGGCGGTCGCCgcgttgcagcagcagcagcagccgcctgtgcagcctgcagcgccccctgtggcCTTGGAGACTCACCCCATGAATTTAGCATCTCCCGCGTCGCCCACTGACCCCCTGGTCAGGAAGCAGGTGGTGCAGGACTTGATGGCACAGATGCAGGGAACGTATAATTTTATGCAGGTGAGGCGTTACAGCTCCAAGCCCTCCCGTTTGCCGCAGATGTTGTCGCACAGTACCGatcacttcactttttttttttttttttccaggactccATGTTGGAGTTCGATGGACAGCCCATTGATCCGGCCATCGTGTCGGCGCAGCCCATGAAACCCGCTCAGAACATGGACGTACCGCAGATGGTGTGTCCTCCAGGTATGTTACATCAAAAGTGCACTCGACAGAGTTACGTCTGTCAGTGCACGCCGCGGTTAACTGACCCACTTTGTTCAAATAGTTCCAGTTCACCCTGAATCCCGGTTATCACAACCCACCTCCGTTCCTGTCCAGCCTGAGCCCACACAAGTGAGTGCAGCATAGAGACAAACTTAATTCAGGCCGAGTTTCTCTGGTTGTGTTTAATTATTGCTCTCACCCATTTTCAGGTCCCCATCGTCTCCCCAACACCGCCCCCGATGTATCAGACTTCACACACGCCAGACCCCCGACCCTCAACAGAATCCATCGACCCCATCCAGGTAAAACACGCCGCAgctcaggaaaacaacaacttgTATTCAAAAGGTCTTTCACCCTGTTTTTACTGCCTGCCGGTAATCCATTTCAGTACACAACACGTTGTGTTAGTCTGGTAGAGTGCGTCTTAAAtcgcatcctcctcctcctctgtagCAGACGTCAATGTCCTTATCGACGGAGCAGCCGCCGCCTTCTGCAGccctcccccccgcctcccAGACGCAGGTTTTCCAGCCCGTTTCCAAAGCTCCTCACAGCGGCGGCATCAACGTCAACGCAGCACCATTCCAGTCGATGCAGACAGTAAGGCCCTCACTCATTACATCCACAGTTACAGCTCAGTGTTATGAAACAAGACCGTGTTCTTTCTGATCAAATACACAACATATAAAAAGTAAGGCTGTCCAAACAAATGCCTAAATATCttgttcatgaaaaaaattcacataAAAATAGCAGGAGTGCATCGAGTGGAAAATATCCAACGTTTGATTAAGTCAGACCAAAATAACGGCAGACTTTCtcactgatgtaacttcagctgaatttAATAAGTGAGTGAATTATTAGACTCGCAGCGCTGACCGGTCAGCTCATGTGTCACAGCAGCGATGTGGGAGGCTGCTAAAAGAACCACCAGAGGCCTCGTATCAAGTAACCacttatttctttattattatcatcatcattattattgttgttgttctgagCTGTAGTATCAGGGTGGTGTTGGTGCTCGGGGCTTTCATTGGCCTTGCCGGATGCCAACAGATCTGCCcacacaaactgcacaaaagAGCACGACAGGTTTATgaaagctataaaaaaaaagacaagtggaTCGCTACGAACTGCAGGCCAACATGAGCGTTTGCTACTGAAAATGgattattttgaattttaaggTGAGCTTCTTAAGAATTACATTAGCTGCTGTTCATCAAGTGATGTGAAAGTAaccttcagaataaaatgaCTGCATTACAGAATAACTTTTGCATATAACTATGTGATTGATTATAAAATAGCCATGTCATCAGTTTGGTGCGTTTCATCACACCATCAGACAGCTCCATACTTCAATTTTGAAAAATCCGCATTTAATAGATTGAAGTGCTGTAAAGCATCTTTAAGCAAAGCTGTTGAAATGTTTACAGATCAGGTTGTGGTAtatgtttcaaaacaaaaaaattaagtcCCTGCTTGAGATTCAGATGACAgctctgtctgtttctctctctctgcctgctcttGTCTTTGCTTGGTAGCCACACACaatgttttcttcatatttttcatgtaaacatgacTCAAAAACAATCTGCCAGTCCTGATGCTGATGTGTTTTCCAGCCTGCATCTGTGAAGCATTGCGTGCGCTGGTCTGGAGTGCTGTAGCATCGAGAGCTGTCATGCAGCTCTGCAGATGTTGTGCTGCATCCTGGACCGGGATCAAAGCCCGTCATGCAGATGAATCTAGCCGTTTGCCTCCCTGCCAGAGTCCAGACTAGATTGACTGATTAGAAGCTTCTTGTTTAGACCTGAAGTGCTCTGGCATCAGATGGCATTTATCTGGGCACGAAGTGGAAGAATCCAGAGAATAGTGGGTGAAAGACGTCGCCTAATGAGCCCGTGACCTTTCCTCCACTTTCAGCTTCACCACAATGCGGCCTTTGTTCGTCCCTCAGGTGTTCAACCTTAATGCCCCCGTCCCACCGGCTAATGAGCCCGAGGCTTTGAACCAGGCCAGCCAGTACCAAAACAGCTACAACCAGGCCTTCAGCAGCCCGTCGCAGCATCCCGTGGAGCAGCCGGAGCTGCCgtcagagcagctgcagtctggtgggcatcacaggacacactgtGTCCACGTCCCCTCCCTTTGATGTTCTCTCGTTTTAAGGCCTGGAAATTGACTGGAGTGTGTTTTGGGCTATCTAATCCTGTGTCTTTTAGTCGTCGGTGCCTTCCATTCGCAAGAGCAGTCAGGAGGCCATCAGCAGGCCTCCCAGCAGGGCCCGGGCTTCGGCAGGCAAGCTCAGTCCTTCTACAACAGCAGAGGCATGTCTCGAGGCGGACCGCGCAACGCCAGGGGAATAATGAACGGTTACAGAGGCTCGTCCAACGGATTCAGAGGTACGTGACGGTTTGAAGGTTTTAGCTTAAATTTTTattcagataaaacaaaaactctTGACAGAAGATGTGGAAGTGTTTGATTTTCAATATCTGGTACATGAATTGACTGCAAAACTGCAACTAAGCATTTTATGACTGTTATAGAGAATCAGTCAAAGTCCagttaacattttcaaaaatattaaacTGTAAAATGTACACTGTGGCATTAATTGTCTGCTCTTTACTGGATCtacagttgtttttgttttttaatgctgacAGCTTTCACTGCTTCGAGCAGTCGCTTGTTCTTCTCTCATTTCTTACTTCACTGACAGACACTATAATTTGGTCTCTCAGGACAATGCGAGTTGCTGATTAACTGCTGCCACCAGCAGTTAGTGATTTCAGTACCGTGTAAAAGTGAGCGACGAACAACTCCAGCATTTTGAAACGAGTACAGAGTGTAGCGGTGTTAACAAACACGCTGTCTGATTGAATATCCTTCAACATTTCATGATATGATGTTTTCTTTAactggtgtttgtttgtttttcctttttatttgagTTTCTGTCTCCATCTGCTGTAAACTTCAGTCAAAAATCTCCTTTACAGCTTCAATATCTATCAATGAACAGAACTTATTAGAGTCTAGAAATAAATGAAGACCCTGAAAATAGTGATAATTTAGTGTCAATAATAAAGTGGGTTTAGTTTTCCTTCATGCAGACAGTagctgtgtgtgtataaagGAAGAGGCGGGTGTCTCGACAAAGAAGCAGCCTATTACCTAATTTTAAGACTTGCTCCATGTACCATGGATTTTGACGCTCAGTGGTTTAGTTTTGAAAGCTGTAGTCTAGCACGTCTTGATATTTCTACATGAGTTCCATGTTTGTACGAGTCTTGAGTTAAATTTGTTGTCCTGATTCTCTTTAGGTGGCTATGATGGCTATCGACCCCCCTTTGCCAACACTCCAAACTCTGGGTATGGACAGACTCAGTTCAGCACGCCTCGGGATTACTCCAACGGGAATTATCAGAGGGTAAGGGAGAAACACTCACTGAGCTCTCTGACTTTGTTGATCGGGTCTTTGCAGTGTGTTTGGgtgatttataaaaaaaaaaaaaaatctgttttcctttatttcatcTATGAAGGATGGTTACCAACAAAACTACAAGCGTGGAGCCGGCCAGGGACCGAGAGGAGTTTCGAGAGGCAGCACTCAAGCGATGCGATCTTGAGAAGGCCTTTCATGATGACGACTGTGACTGATTTAATTTTGCACCACACTGAAAACTCAAATTCAAAAACGCATTTTCCCCAGCTCACTCACGCTCTCTTTTATTTGTTCTTCATCAGTGGTACTTCTCCTGTCTCTCGATCAAAGTAATGCCTGCTTTGATATTTGGAAATGTTGAAACATTAAAAGTTCAAAACACAAGCAAAGCTGTAAATCCAATCATTGATTTACAAGGAGCCCTGTGTTTCAATACTCCTGTAAACTTGAAAGATTTCAtaagttatttttttgtatggaaaaaaatgcacctGCCACTGCTGGTCCAATCCTTGGGAGTTTTACCCcctttctcagtttttttctgtcattttggtTCAAACAATCGTTTTCGGTTCACTGAGCTCCAGTTTTCTTGTTTGTAAATTGATGTTGCTTCGAAAGTTTCAGTAAAGTTGTGTTGCATACCTGTGCTTCAGCTCTGAGTTGTTTTTGCGACACATTTACTTTGAAGTCACTCACTGGGTCACTGGCTCAGCCGCCCTGAGCAGCTGTAGGCCGGGTGTGAGCATTTTGGTTTtgcatttcttgtgttttttttaaacgcatCTCTATGGATGTCTCTTGTTTTCAGCGAATAAATGCAATCATCCGTCTCTGTCTGCTATACTACTTTAGTAACACTTCACTGCTGTGTGTCAGTCAGCTTCCTTCCACTGTTAGCCGAGGTCAACTGAGGTATTACTGACAGTTTAGGATTACTAGTTAACCTCACATTAaggttttggactgtgggaagtgATTCAAGTAcctgggtgggggggtgggacACCAAGACCTGCACAATGCAGTATGTGTAAAGGCAGACAGAAAAGCCTGGAGCCTCGTGATGGGAGCAGAGTATTACAATtaggcaggttttttttttctttatggttGAAACATCCTCCATATGATTCCAACCATTAGGGGTCACTTTCTGACAAGGTTCAGTGAAGAGGTGCAAAGTCTCACCAGCCAGAAAAACACGTGTTCTATCCGAATGTCAAACAGCACCACCTCGTGTCCAGTCATTCCAACTACATTGAACTGGGCGGTAAAACAGTTAgtcacacttttatttattttaaatgttaacgCTTTCATTAAACATTATTTTTGACCACCttgttgctgcagtgtttttctggcCTTAATAATGCTTTTGGTAAATTCACAAAATAGATTTTTCAAGTCATTTTTCAGATGCGTCGCACAGTAGTGACGTCACGGAGGGGTCCTCCATGAACTGCAGTCTCCACGTGAGCGTATCAACAGCGTGATGGCTGCGGTGTAAACTCATCTGAGCCCAGTTCGTGAGATTTTTTTGCAGAAACTTTGAACCGAGACCTCTGACAGTCGTGGAATCAGTAACGGAACACGATGGCTACCGTGCGCAAGAAAGTCGACAACCGGATCCGAGTCCAGATCGAGAATGGAGTCGCTCTGAAGCATCGCTCCATGTTTGTGGTGGTGGGAGATCGCGGGAGAGACCAGGTaatttgtctctctgtgctgatgCAGAGCATTATGGTCAGTGTTGGGTCGTCTCTGCATTCAGACGTGTCGCCCTGTGTGTGCTGAAGGTGGTCATCCTGCATCACATGCTGTCTAAAGCCGCCGTGAAGGCGAGACCCTCTGTGCTGTGGTGCTACAAGAAAGACCTGGGATTCAGCAGGTGAGCCGAAAACATGTCACATCCATACGACCCGAAGCACGGTTTATAATATGTACTTATAGTGTAAGTAGATCTATTCTTCCCTCTCTCATTtcgtttgtttttaattgacaGCCTCAGACATGTCTCCTAGGTCATCTGATCAATCATCAATgttatattaataataataataataataatacatagTGCCTTACAGGACAGCTTGGATCACTCTACACAGTGTACATGATAAAATAGTGGAATTAGGTGGGATTTAGTGTCAGGGATTAAGGTTACAGATGTTGGGTGGTAGTGAGTTCACTGCCAATTTTTTGTCTAATATTGTTTACTTGATGTGTAGAGGGCATGGACTACACTGATCGGattgtcctgcatgttttagctgttttagtttaaaaaaacaaaaaaaaaaaactgtttcttgAGAAGCACATCTCTGTGAATATCACATtcccaaaatacaaaaaggagaaaatccAGATATTTGTGTCAGAagtgagattaattaattaacagGAGTTACCACCCCAAAGTTTTGAATTGTTTGTCAAGAAAAGTGGAAAAGCTGTCAAATGTGTTTGAAACAGCAATCGAAAGAAGCGcatgaagcagctccagaagaAAATCAAGACGGGAACGCTAAATCTCAATCAGGACGACCCATTCGAACTTTTTGTGGCAGCAACTAACATCCGCTACTGTTACTACAACGAGACGCACAAGATCCTGGGAAACACGTTCGGCATGTGTGTCTTACAGGTGAGTCTTCAGTCTGATTAATGCTTACTGGGGATtgtaaatgtagtttttaagctcttttttctgttgctcGATGTGTCACTCAGGACTTCGAAGCGCTCACTCCAAACCTTTTGGCGAGAACCGTTGAAACGGTGGAAGGAGGAGGCATCGTGGTCATTCTGCTGAGAACCATGAACTCTCTGAAGCAGCTGTACACCATGACCATGGTGAGCTGTTCTTCCACTGTTCATCCACACGTCGGGTCGGCCCATCAGTGACGTGACCTTTGACCGGTTTTCTTCCAGGACGTGCACTCTCGCTACAGGACGGAGGCTCATCAGGATGTGGTTGGACGCTTTAATGAGAGGTGAGGCTTCCTGACAATATTTGACCAATGGAATGAaaattttattgtgttttttcctcttatttatGAATTAATTTGTTTGCAGGTTCATTCTGTCTCTGGCGTCGTGCAAAAACTGTGTGGTTATTGACGACCAGCTGAACATCCTGCCGCTCTCCAGCAACATGGCAAACATCAAGCCGGTGCCCCCCAAGACTCAGGTAACCTGCCTCACACTGGAAGCGCTTTTATCAGTTGACTCAGTTTTGTGATTGAATATTAGTTTGCATGAAATATCAAGCAAAGTCAAGAGAATTTATTTGAAGAGGCTTttagttgaaaacaaaaaaaattcaaacctTACTGTTTACAGATGACAATTTAGGTTCTGAGtaaaattgaatgtttttttttttttttccacttttcggATATTTTACAgccaaagaaaaaataaaaacctgaaaaaataaaatctgaaaaaaataaataaataaaataaaacagaatctgaaaatgttaaaatatttaaacaaaTTATGATTGGCCTCTTTTAACAAAGgtctttttttatcatgattCTCATCTCTAAAGAGGAATGATTTTTTCTGGATATGGTCTGATGGGTGGTGGGTACATATTCTCAGCTTGTCTGTTGGCTCATTcgtttcctctttttctctcgcCCTCCCCCTCCATGCCTCCAGGAGGACGGCTTGTCTCCTCGGGAGCAGGAGCTGAAGGATTTGAAGGAGTCCCTTCAGGACACCCAGCCTGTGGGGGTGTTGGTGGACTGCTGCAGGACCATGGATCAGGTCCGGGTCTTTCAGATCATACAGACACTCTGCGCTGACCCCTGCTAGCTCTCATTTTAAACTGCGCTGTTGTCCTGCAGGCGAAGGCCGTGTTGAAGTTCATTGAAGCGATTTCAGAGAAGACCCTGAGGAGCACGGTCGCTCTGACCGCCGCCCGCGGTCGAGGAAAGTCTGCTGCTCTTGGCCTGGCGGTCGCTGGAGCTGTGGCTTTTGGGTAAAAGCTGGTTTTATACACCATAAATCATCTGGTTTAAGCCTTTTCTGCTGTCATCTCCAtagtctgatgtgttttttgtaGTTACTCCAACATCTTTGTAACCTCGCCGAGTCCAGACAACCTTCACACCATGTTCGAGTTCATCTTCAAAGGCTTTGACTCCCTGGACTACCAGGTAGGCCGTGTCGGCCTCTCGCCCTCGCCGCTGGCAGCATGTCCGTGCACTTCATCCTCCTGTCTGTGTTCTTAGGAGCACCTGGACTACGAGATCATCCAGTCTTTGAATCCAGAGTTCAACAAAGCTGTGGTGCGGGTGAACATCTTCAAAGAGCACCGGCAGACCATCCAGGTGCTCCATTCCCTCCGCATCTTTTCCAGTGAGTAAATGAAGGACGGAACGTGttggtctgacctctgacctctgtgtgaCTGCGACCGGCAGTACATCCACCCAGGCGACGCCGTCAAGCTGGGACAGGCCGAGCTGCTGGTGATCGACGAGGCCGCCGccattcctcttcctctggtgaAGAACCTGCTGGGGCCGTACCTGGTCTTTATGGCCTCCACCATCAACGGGTCAGTAAGAAGACACGATGGCCGTTTGATCTGATACTGAATCGATTGTCGAGAAACGCGGGATGACTAGAAAATCTTACTGAAAATGTTCCATTAACGCACTAGTTGTGTGATCAGTGGTTTGAGAATAAAGCTGTTTGCATCCTGCTTTGCTTTTCCTCTTCTCCGCAGCTACGAAGGAACCGGACGCTCGCTATCCCTCAAACTGATCCAGCAGCTGCGGCAGCAGAGTGCCGACAGTCAGCAGAGCCTGTCAGCGGAGAACAAAACCACCAACACCGCCCGGCTGGCGGcaggtgtgtgtcctctgcCTCACTTGTATTGTGTGTGTCCAGCGTGTCTCTGCGGTCTGACCGTCCCTCCTCCCGCAGCTCGCTCCCTCCACGAGGTTTCCCTGCACGAGTCCATCCGGTACGCCCCGGGAGACGCGGTGGAGAAGTGGCTGAATGAGCTGCTGTGTCTGGACTGTCTCAGCATTCCCAGGCTGGTTTCTGGCTGCCCGCTGCCGCAGACGTGCGACCTGTATCCTTCGTTTAATTTAACACATTAAGATCAGCTTGTTATCGTGGCATCTGCTGTGTTCAGTGTGACTTCTTGGTTGTGAATACGGATATGTCGTCTTTAACTGGCGCCCTTCAGATATTACGTGAACAGAGACACGCTGTTCTGCTACCACAAAGCTTCAGAGGCGTTCCTGCAGCGCCTCATGGCTCTCTATGTGGCGTCGCACTACAAGGTGAGATTCACTCCATCTGCTTCTGCTTCGTCTTCCCGTCGGTCTGCTTTCTTTACTGactccatgtttgtttgtttttctggctcCAGAATTCGCCCAACGACCTTCAGATGCTGTCCGACGCTCCGGCCCATCACCTCTTCTGCCTCCTGCCGCCCGTTCCCCCCACACAGAACTCGCTGCCCGAGGTCCTCGCCGTGATTCAGGTAATCTAATTTGCTCCATCGCTGAGGAGTTTGACATTATATGTAACTTATATTCCATATTAGGTTGTATTTATGGTTTTACGGGTCCTCAGGTGTGTCTTGAGGGTGAAATATCAAGACAATCCATCCTGAACAGCCTGTCCAGAGGGAAGAAGGCGTCAGGTGATCTGATTCCCTGGACCGTGTCAGAACAGGTATTGAACCGTCACACACActgggacagaaaaaaaagcagctcttCATGCTTTACTGGGTGATGATCAATCCTGCTTTCATCACAGTTTCAAGACCCAGAGTTCGGAGGCCTTTCTGGAGGCAGGGTGGTGCGAATAGCCGTCAATCCGGACTACCAGGGGGTAAGAACAGGAGGCTTTTCCCTCCATGTTTCTGAATTACGTGACATATTAAATACAGTGTAGCCAGTGCCTGCTCTACGTTGTGGTTCAGCTTAAAATACATCTGATGTCTATTTATCATCTGAACTCCGCTGCTCTTTCCCGAGCCTTGACTCTGAATGCGTCCCACAGATGGGTTACGGCTCCCgagctctccagctgctgcagatgtaCTACGAGGGCAAGTTTCCCGCCACGGACGAGAGCACAGGCTCAACCCAGCAGGAGATCACCTCTGTCAGCAGTGAGGTGAGACATCACAGCGTTTAACGTCTGAGACGCATTATTTCCTCTCTTGAGCTCCAGATAGAACAAAAACTGTGACACTGACTGAATTTCCCGCGCAGGCCGTcattctgctggaggaggtgatcaCTCCTCGCAAAgagcttcctcctctgctgctgaagctgagcgAGCGGAGAGCAGAGAGGCTGGACTATTTAGGAGTCTCCTACGGCCTCACGCCACCGCTCCTCAGGTCAGATGAGCACAAAGAAGGATGAGGAAGTCGGTTTCAAAtctcaaatattaaaaatggtTTCCATCTCTACAGGTTCTGGAAGAAAGCCGGATTCACTCCAGTCTACTTGAGACAGACTCCTGTAAGTACATATTGAGTTTCTGTTCGTCCTGTGCTGCAGTCTGGCTGTAACTCGGTGTGGTTGTACCTAGAACGACCTGACGGGGGAGCACTCCTGCGTGAtgctgaaggagctgaatgCGGATGAAGGGTCGGAGCAG
Above is a window of Salarias fasciatus chromosome 7, fSalaFa1.1, whole genome shotgun sequence DNA encoding:
- the LOC115391991 gene encoding caprin-1-like isoform X3, producing MPSAMNANSTVQSASPDVGSAPGSVGNFALGGQSDVLKQVLCVIDKKVRNMEKKKSKLDDYQVKKDKGEGLNQDQLEALSKYQEVMNNLEFARELQKTFIALGQDIQKVVKKSARREQLQREEAEQRRLKTVLELQFLLDRLGEDTVRQDLKQGVSGSPLLTDEDLVAFDEFYKLVGPDRDQNIRLADQYEEASVHLWDLLEGKDKAVVGTTYKALRETLDQVLLSGYFDRIPSHQNGVCEDEEEEEPVAAAAAAAVTESSEAEEQTVDPGSETEIIEEFTEPISVETTEFVNRQFIPDSTYSGSEKEQGDDWTRETEAVAALQQQQQPPVQPAAPPVALETHPMNLASPASPTDPLVRKQVVQDLMAQMQGTYNFMQDSMLEFDGQPIDPAIVSAQPMKPAQNMDVPQMVCPPVHPESRLSQPTSVPVQPEPTQVPIVSPTPPPMYQTSHTPDPRPSTESIDPIQQTSMSLSTEQPPPSAALPPASQTQVFQPVSKAPHSGGINVNAAPFQSMQTVFNLNAPVPPANEPEALNQASQYQNSYNQAFSSPSQHPVEQPELPSEQLQSVVGAFHSQEQSGGHQQASQQGPGFGRQAQSFYNSRGMSRGGPRNARGIMNGYRGSSNGFRGGYDGYRPPFANTPNSGYGQTQFSTPRDYSNGNYQRDGYQQNYKRGAGQGPRGVSRGSTQAMRS
- the LOC115391991 gene encoding caprin-1-like isoform X4, translated to MPSAMNANSTVQSASPDVGSAPGSVGNFALGGQSDVLKQVLCVIDKKVRNMEKKKSKLDDYQVKKDKGEGLNQDQLEALSKYQEVMNNLEFARELQKTFIALGQDIQKVVKKSARREQLQREEAEQRRLKTVLELQFLLDRLGEDTVRQDLKQGVSGSPLLTDEDLVAFDEFYKLVGPDRDQNIRLADQYEEASVHLWDLLEGKDKAVVGTTYKALRETLDQVLLSGYFDRIPSHQNGVCEDEEEEEPVAAAAAAAVTESSEAEEQTVDPETEIIEEFTEPISVETTEFVNRQFIPDSTYSGSEKEQGDDWTRETEAVAALQQQQQPPVQPAAPPVALETHPMNLASPASPTDPLVRKQVVQDLMAQMQGTYNFMQDSMLEFDGQPIDPAIVSAQPMKPAQNMDVPQMVCPPVPVHPESRLSQPTSVPVQPEPTQVPIVSPTPPPMYQTSHTPDPRPSTESIDPIQQTSMSLSTEQPPPSAALPPASQTQVFQPVSKAPHSGGINVNAAPFQSMQTVFNLNAPVPPANEPEALNQASQYQNSYNQAFSSPSQHPVEQPELPSEQLQSVVGAFHSQEQSGGHQQASQQGPGFGRQAQSFYNSRGMSRGGPRNARGIMNGYRGSSNGFRGGYDGYRPPFANTPNSGYGQTQFSTPRDYSNGNYQRDGYQQNYKRGAGQGPRGVSRGSTQAMRS